From one uncultured Desulfovibrio sp. genomic stretch:
- a CDS encoding FAD/NAD(P)-binding protein, which translates to MLRELTPRPLPQGNPYKPMPATVVETIQETGNIKTIRVVLDDAEQMKNFTYEPGQVGQLSVFGAGESTFVINSPPSMKDYLQFSVMQAGEVTSAIHRLSVGDKVGVRAPLGNFFPYEDWKGKNIFFVGGGIGMAPIRTIMLHVLERKKDYGKVSLLYGAKSPRDMAFSYEVQGWLDNPDLDCHLCIDNPAEGWQHRVGLIPNVLTEIGPKPDNCVAVLCGPPIMIKFTLQALEKLGFQPENIVTTLEKRMKCGIGICGRCNIGSHYVCIDGPVFTLKQLNGLPPEL; encoded by the coding sequence ATGCTGCGCGAGCTGACGCCTCGTCCCCTCCCGCAGGGCAATCCCTACAAGCCCATGCCGGCCACCGTGGTGGAAACCATTCAGGAAACCGGCAATATCAAAACCATCCGCGTGGTGCTTGATGACGCCGAGCAGATGAAGAACTTCACCTACGAGCCGGGCCAGGTGGGGCAGCTCTCCGTCTTCGGTGCGGGCGAGTCCACCTTTGTCATCAATTCGCCGCCGTCCATGAAGGATTACCTCCAGTTCTCCGTCATGCAGGCGGGGGAAGTGACCTCGGCCATCCATCGCCTTTCCGTGGGCGACAAGGTGGGCGTGCGTGCTCCCCTGGGCAACTTCTTCCCCTACGAGGACTGGAAGGGCAAGAACATCTTCTTTGTGGGGGGCGGCATCGGCATGGCGCCCATCCGCACCATCATGCTGCATGTTCTTGAGCGCAAGAAGGATTACGGCAAGGTGAGCCTGCTCTACGGGGCCAAAAGCCCCCGCGACATGGCCTTCAGTTACGAGGTGCAAGGCTGGCTGGACAATCCCGATCTGGACTGCCACCTGTGCATCGACAATCCCGCCGAGGGCTGGCAGCACCGGGTGGGCCTTATCCCCAACGTGCTGACCGAAATCGGCCCCAAGCCGGACAACTGCGTTGCCGTGCTCTGCGGTCCGCCCATCATGATCAAGTTCACGTTGCAGGCCCTGGAAAAACTGGGCTTCCAGCCGGAAAACATCGTCACTACGCTGGAAAAGCGCATGAAGTGCGGCATCGGCATCTGTGGCCGCTGCAATATCGGCAGCCACTATGTGTGCATTGACGGTCCCGTCTTCACGCTGAAGCAGCTGAACGGCCTGCCGCCGGAACTCTAG
- a CDS encoding TM2 domain-containing protein, whose product MRCPHCGRDLSDAAAFCPGCGHPFDTVIITAVDPYASPKSRLVALLLCFFLGMTGAHRFYVGRPLSACLMLLLFLASLLLALVFVGYIGLMLGYIWAVIDGILILVGAFRDGDGRRVSCWT is encoded by the coding sequence ATGCGTTGTCCCCACTGCGGACGGGACCTGTCCGATGCGGCGGCCTTCTGCCCCGGCTGCGGGCATCCCTTTGATACCGTCATCATTACCGCTGTTGATCCCTATGCCAGCCCCAAGAGCCGGCTTGTGGCCCTGCTGCTCTGCTTTTTTCTGGGCATGACCGGCGCCCATCGCTTCTATGTGGGGCGGCCGCTTTCCGCCTGCCTCATGCTGCTGCTCTTTCTTGCCAGTCTGCTGCTGGCCCTGGTCTTCGTGGGCTATATCGGCCTGATGCTCGGCTATATCTGGGCCGTCATCGACGGCATCCTCATTCTGGTGGGTGCCTTCCGGGATGGCGACGGCCGTCGCGTTTCCTGCTGGACCTGA
- a CDS encoding nuclear transport factor 2 family protein, translating to MKLVRLCLLVLAVVSLSLTCRALPAQAKADVVELYAHAVMTADVEALEKLLAPNYWHISANGHIQDKEHFLDSLKNKRLVINHLTITNVRRSIIGNNDLLTGNGILRGMAVPPLPQGLMRYSLVLTTVNGKEQIVLFQATPVVPSETCKDGNCAIR from the coding sequence ATGAAGCTGGTACGTCTCTGCCTTCTGGTCCTTGCCGTGGTTTCCCTTTCCCTGACCTGTCGTGCCCTTCCGGCCCAGGCCAAGGCTGACGTGGTGGAGCTGTATGCCCATGCCGTCATGACGGCCGATGTGGAGGCGCTGGAAAAGCTCCTTGCGCCCAACTACTGGCACATCAGCGCCAACGGCCATATTCAGGACAAGGAACACTTCCTTGACAGCCTCAAGAACAAGCGCCTGGTCATCAATCACCTGACCATTACCAATGTGCGCCGCTCCATCATCGGCAACAATGACCTGCTGACCGGTAACGGCATTCTGCGCGGCATGGCCGTTCCGCCCCTGCCCCAGGGGCTTATGCGCTATTCCCTGGTGCTGACCACTGTCAACGGCAAGGAACAGATCGTCCTTTTCCAGGCCACGCCCGTCGTGCCCTCGGAAACCTGCAAGGACGGCAACTGCGCCATCCGCTAG
- the cysK gene encoding cysteine synthase A has translation MLTTVLQSIGNTPLLHLAPLCADLPGKVWLKLENRNPGGSIKDRVAFHMVDRALDRGDLVRGGTLVEATSGNLGIGLALVASVRKLKCVLTMPETMSVERRRLLAAMGAEVVLTPAAEGMEGSLRMAEKLAKERNGLILGQFTNPWAVEAHYSSTGPEIFHDSVGTMHVLVAGVGSGSSITGIGRYLKENGTDVMVLAVEPAESPLLSGGQAGQHGIQGIGANFIPPILDRELLDGVMTVSTEEAKDMARRLMRACGVCAGISTGANVVAALRVAARPAMRDRNIVTLACDTGERYMSTDLF, from the coding sequence ATGCTCACAACCGTTCTGCAAAGTATCGGCAATACGCCGCTGCTGCATCTTGCTCCCCTGTGTGCCGACCTGCCCGGCAAGGTCTGGCTCAAGCTGGAAAATCGCAATCCCGGCGGCTCCATCAAGGACCGGGTGGCCTTCCATATGGTGGACAGGGCCTTGGACCGTGGAGACCTGGTACGGGGGGGCACGCTGGTGGAAGCCACCAGCGGTAACCTGGGCATCGGTCTGGCCCTGGTGGCCTCTGTGCGCAAGCTGAAGTGCGTGCTGACCATGCCCGAAACCATGAGTGTGGAGCGCCGCCGCCTGCTGGCCGCCATGGGCGCAGAGGTGGTGCTGACGCCTGCGGCGGAGGGCATGGAAGGTTCGCTCAGAATGGCCGAAAAGCTGGCGAAGGAACGCAATGGCCTCATTCTGGGGCAGTTTACCAACCCCTGGGCCGTGGAAGCCCATTACAGCAGCACCGGTCCGGAAATCTTTCATGACAGCGTGGGCACCATGCATGTGCTGGTGGCCGGCGTGGGGTCCGGTTCCTCCATCACGGGCATTGGCCGCTATCTCAAGGAAAACGGCACGGATGTGATGGTCCTGGCGGTGGAGCCGGCGGAATCGCCCCTGCTTTCCGGCGGTCAGGCCGGCCAGCACGGCATTCAGGGCATCGGCGCCAATTTCATTCCGCCCATTCTGGACCGGGAGCTGCTGGACGGCGTCATGACCGTTTCCACGGAAGAAGCCAAGGACATGGCCCGGCGCCTCATGCGCGCCTGCGGGGTCTGCGCGGGCATCTCCACGGGGGCCAATGTGGTGGCCGCCCTGCGTGTGGCTGCCCGTCCGGCCATGCGGGACCGCAATATTGTGACGCTGGCCTGTGATACGGGCGAGCGCTACATGTCCACAGACCTCTTCTGA
- a CDS encoding iron-containing alcohol dehydrogenase, which produces MWDESMYDTVREIRTKTTTYLGVGAVEKIDEIFAQFKEEGIASILCVTGGHSYKITGAWDKVEAAAARHGLRLALYNKVTPNPTTDSVDEATALGREAGAGAVLCIGGGSPIDCGKSAAILLANAGKTAEELYCYAFTPRKALPIVAINLTHGTGSEVNRFAVATITRLNYKPAIAYDCLYPRYAIDDPALMGGLSPNQTRYVSIDAVNHVVEAATTTCSNPFAIMLAAETVRLVHANLPRILAHPDDLRARYALVYAAMLGGTAFDNGMLHLTHALEHPLSALKPTLAHGLGLAMLLPAVIEECYPARPQVLAHILKPIVPGLAGMPDEAPRVARAVEQWLFGLGVTEKLTSVGFSEADVAPLCDLVEKTPSLGLLVSLAPVEGNRERVARIYRNSLAPMARH; this is translated from the coding sequence ATGTGGGATGAAAGCATGTACGATACCGTCAGGGAAATCAGAACGAAAACAACTACCTACCTGGGCGTAGGTGCGGTGGAAAAAATCGACGAGATCTTTGCCCAGTTCAAGGAAGAAGGCATTGCCTCCATTCTGTGCGTGACGGGCGGACATTCCTACAAGATTACCGGCGCCTGGGACAAGGTGGAAGCGGCGGCAGCCCGGCATGGCCTGCGGCTTGCCCTGTACAACAAGGTCACCCCCAATCCCACCACCGACAGTGTGGACGAGGCCACGGCGCTGGGGCGTGAGGCCGGCGCGGGCGCCGTGCTGTGCATCGGGGGCGGCAGCCCCATCGACTGCGGCAAGAGCGCGGCCATCCTGCTGGCCAATGCCGGCAAAACAGCAGAAGAACTCTATTGCTATGCCTTTACGCCCCGCAAGGCCCTGCCCATTGTGGCCATCAATCTCACGCACGGCACAGGCAGCGAGGTAAACCGCTTTGCCGTGGCCACCATCACCCGGCTCAACTACAAGCCCGCCATCGCCTATGACTGCCTCTATCCGCGCTATGCCATTGATGATCCGGCGCTCATGGGCGGCCTTTCCCCCAATCAGACGCGCTATGTCTCCATTGATGCGGTGAACCATGTGGTGGAGGCCGCCACCACCACCTGCTCCAACCCCTTTGCCATCATGCTGGCAGCGGAAACGGTGCGCCTGGTGCATGCCAACCTGCCGCGCATTCTGGCACACCCCGACGATCTGCGGGCGCGCTACGCCCTGGTCTACGCGGCCATGCTGGGCGGCACGGCCTTTGACAATGGCATGCTGCACTTGACCCACGCCCTGGAACATCCCCTCAGCGCGCTCAAGCCCACGCTGGCCCACGGTCTGGGACTGGCCATGCTGCTGCCCGCCGTCATCGAGGAATGCTACCCGGCCCGGCCGCAGGTGCTGGCCCATATTCTCAAGCCCATTGTACCGGGACTTGCCGGCATGCCGGATGAGGCCCCCAGAGTGGCACGCGCCGTGGAGCAGTGGCTTTTCGGGCTGGGCGTAACGGAAAAGCTCACGTCCGTGGGCTTCAGTGAAGCGGATGTGGCCCCCCTCTGTGACCTGGTGGAAAAGACGCCCTCGCTGGGGCTGCTGGTTTCTCTGGCACCCGTGGAGGGCAACCGCGAACGCGTGGCCCGCATCTACCGCAACTCGCTGGCCCCCATGGCCCGGCACTGA
- the icd gene encoding NADP-dependent isocitrate dehydrogenase → MKKTVYWIEGDGIGKEIWQAARPIIDAALAAVSEDRIEWVELLAGEKAKKETGEWLPEATLTTLRDAEVAIKGPLGTPVGTGHRSLNVTLRQTLDLYACIRPIRHFSGLETPIKHPEKVNMTIFRENTEDVYAGIEYAAQTPEAKKLITFLREEFGVTKIREDAAVGIKPMSAFGSSRLVRRALRYALATGQPSLTLVHKGNIMKFTEGGFRQWGYDVAATEFGDQTCTEKEAVPGRLMVKDRIADAMFQEVLLHPDQYHVIATPNLNGDYLSDALAAQVGGLGLAPGVNMSDTLAFFEATHGTAPGIAGQDKANPGSVILCGALMLEHMGYPAAAERIRTAMSTAIAGRAVTVDLADQVSGSRVVGCRQFGEIIGANL, encoded by the coding sequence ATGAAAAAGACTGTTTACTGGATAGAAGGCGACGGCATCGGCAAGGAAATCTGGCAGGCGGCACGCCCGATCATTGACGCGGCCCTGGCGGCCGTCTCCGAAGACCGCATCGAATGGGTGGAACTGCTGGCCGGCGAAAAGGCCAAGAAAGAGACGGGAGAATGGCTGCCCGAAGCCACCCTGACCACCCTGCGTGATGCCGAAGTGGCCATCAAGGGACCGCTGGGCACGCCCGTGGGCACGGGGCACCGCAGCCTCAATGTCACCCTGCGGCAGACGCTGGACCTGTATGCCTGCATCCGGCCCATCCGCCATTTCAGCGGTCTGGAAACGCCCATCAAGCATCCGGAAAAGGTCAATATGACCATTTTCCGCGAAAATACCGAAGATGTCTACGCGGGCATCGAATACGCCGCCCAGACGCCGGAAGCCAAAAAGCTCATCACCTTCCTGCGCGAGGAATTCGGCGTGACCAAGATCCGCGAGGATGCTGCTGTGGGCATCAAGCCCATGAGCGCCTTCGGTTCTTCCCGTCTGGTCCGTCGCGCCCTGCGCTACGCGCTGGCTACCGGACAGCCCAGCCTGACCCTTGTGCACAAGGGCAATATCATGAAATTCACGGAAGGGGGCTTCCGCCAGTGGGGCTATGATGTGGCCGCCACCGAGTTCGGCGACCAGACCTGCACCGAAAAGGAGGCCGTCCCCGGCCGCCTGATGGTCAAGGACCGCATTGCCGACGCCATGTTCCAGGAAGTGCTCCTGCATCCTGACCAGTACCACGTCATTGCCACGCCCAATCTCAACGGGGACTATCTCTCCGATGCGCTGGCCGCACAGGTGGGTGGTCTGGGCCTGGCCCCCGGCGTCAACATGTCCGATACCCTGGCCTTCTTTGAAGCCACCCACGGCACCGCGCCGGGCATTGCCGGCCAGGACAAGGCCAATCCCGGCAGCGTCATCCTGTGCGGTGCCCTCATGCTGGAGCACATGGGCTACCCCGCCGCGGCGGAACGTATCCGCACGGCCATGAGCACCGCCATTGCCGGCAGGGCCGTGACCGTGGACCTGGCCGACCAGGTTTCCGGCTCCCGCGTGGTGGGCTGCCGCCAGTTCGGCGAAATCATCGGCGCCAATCTCTGA
- a CDS encoding cache domain-containing protein, whose translation MSIIYQTSGSRPLPLQDVEQPQLYRDLFPYTNICRTSFDDVLLAPRPAEQMRITDTTFRDGQQARPPYTVKQVAKMFDFLHRLGGKSGLITGSEFFLYSAKDRKCIDVCRARGYRFPRVTAWIRANKDDLKLARDMEFDETGMLTSVSDYHIFLKLGKTRRQAMDMYVKLAEQALDWGIIPRCHFEDVTRADIYGFCLPLAQRLMELARQSGMPVKIRLCDTMGYGVPYTGAALPRSVQRIVRAFTDEAGVPGQWLEWHGHNDFHKVLVNGVTAWLYGCGSVNCTLFGFGERTGNTPLEAMLVEYISLTGDDAAADTTILAEVAEFFEKDLNYRIPYNYPFVGRDFNATSAGVHADGLAKNEEIYNIFDTTRLLGRPVPITITDKTGRAGVAYWLNVNLKLPPEKQVSKKHPAVGKIYDAIVDLYEHGRTTSMSHEEMEALAQKFMPELFHSEFDHVKQLAGDLAGHLIIRLAQQPDLLDFGKNACARLDAFAREFPFIQYLYLTDTEGKLKCSAITDPAYKERYEALPIGYDFSQREWFTVPTRTGALHIMDVYQSQFTGKLVITVSCAVTDDKDNIVGILGADIQLEQLMQRAQSLKQEVHSEEDE comes from the coding sequence ATGAGCATCATTTACCAGACCAGCGGCAGCCGGCCGCTGCCCTTGCAGGATGTGGAACAGCCCCAGCTGTATCGGGATCTCTTCCCCTATACGAACATCTGCCGCACCTCCTTTGACGATGTACTGCTCGCCCCCCGACCGGCCGAGCAGATGCGCATCACGGACACCACCTTCCGTGACGGCCAGCAGGCCCGCCCGCCGTATACGGTAAAGCAGGTGGCCAAGATGTTCGACTTCCTGCATCGTCTGGGCGGCAAGAGCGGCCTCATCACCGGGTCGGAATTTTTCCTGTATTCGGCCAAGGACCGCAAGTGCATCGATGTCTGCCGGGCGCGGGGCTACCGCTTTCCCCGGGTCACGGCCTGGATACGCGCCAACAAGGATGACCTCAAGCTGGCCCGCGACATGGAATTTGACGAAACCGGCATGCTGACCAGCGTGTCGGACTATCACATCTTCCTCAAGCTGGGCAAAACCCGCCGCCAGGCCATGGACATGTACGTCAAGCTGGCCGAACAGGCGCTGGACTGGGGCATCATTCCCCGCTGCCACTTTGAGGACGTGACCCGTGCCGATATCTACGGCTTCTGCCTGCCCCTGGCCCAGCGCCTCATGGAGCTGGCGCGCCAGAGCGGCATGCCCGTGAAGATCCGCCTGTGCGACACCATGGGCTACGGCGTGCCCTATACCGGCGCCGCCCTGCCCCGTTCGGTGCAGCGCATTGTGCGCGCCTTTACCGACGAGGCCGGCGTGCCCGGCCAGTGGCTGGAATGGCACGGCCACAATGACTTCCACAAGGTGCTGGTCAACGGGGTCACGGCCTGGCTCTACGGCTGCGGCTCGGTGAACTGCACACTTTTCGGCTTTGGCGAGCGCACGGGCAATACCCCGCTGGAAGCCATGCTGGTGGAATATATCTCCCTCACGGGAGACGATGCCGCCGCCGATACCACCATTCTGGCCGAAGTGGCCGAATTCTTTGAAAAGGACCTCAACTACCGCATTCCCTACAACTATCCCTTTGTGGGGCGCGACTTCAATGCTACCAGCGCGGGCGTGCATGCCGACGGTCTGGCCAAGAACGAGGAAATCTACAATATCTTTGACACCACACGCCTGCTGGGACGCCCGGTGCCCATCACCATCACCGACAAGACGGGCCGCGCCGGCGTGGCCTACTGGCTTAATGTCAATCTCAAGCTGCCGCCCGAAAAGCAGGTTTCCAAGAAGCATCCGGCCGTGGGCAAGATTTACGACGCCATCGTGGACCTGTACGAACACGGCCGCACCACCAGCATGTCCCATGAGGAAATGGAAGCCCTGGCCCAGAAGTTCATGCCGGAACTCTTCCATTCCGAATTCGACCATGTGAAGCAGCTGGCCGGCGACCTTGCCGGGCACCTCATCATTCGCCTGGCCCAGCAGCCCGATCTGCTGGACTTCGGCAAGAATGCCTGCGCCCGTCTGGACGCCTTTGCCCGCGAGTTCCCCTTCATCCAGTATCTGTATCTCACGGATACGGAAGGCAAGCTCAAGTGCTCCGCCATTACGGACCCGGCCTACAAGGAACGCTACGAGGCCCTGCCCATCGGCTATGACTTCTCGCAGCGCGAGTGGTTCACCGTGCCCACCCGCACCGGCGCCCTGCACATCATGGACGTGTACCAGTCGCAGTTCACCGGCAAGCTGGTCATCACCGTGTCCTGCGCCGTCACGGACGACAAGGACAATATCGTGGGCATTCTGGGTGCGGACATTCAGCTGGAACAGCTCATGCAGCGCGCCCAGTCCCTCAAGCAGGAAGTACACTCCGAAGAGGACGAATAG
- a CDS encoding ribonuclease catalytic domain-containing protein, with the protein MAECVQYPSTGCIVEFLEGNAVHIALVTEESGGRLRLLLPNRREMRLAASRLLPWSGPQLPGPLPGREEAVRLLEDCRRRRESLAAAVAVQDLWEMAQGEVEEAPARWFAELSGTDPDVDSIAAHGRALLACRSHFRFQPPLFQIFDAETVARRLQEQKEREEREALISGGAAFLRLLWDVACKKRSLPPCPADGGPSAEWPAPDVAQRLRTLLFSRMADPDGQEYETLWRMLSKGLPDVPHLPLQLLTAWEQVPAHYNFWLDRAGYEAGDTWWQPWADEVQALEQQSRELPLPDCDLPFISIDSATTRDVDDAFFLEKGADGGFVLTLALAYPALCWPFGSPLDKHILRRGTSIYLPEGNCHMLPERLGTDVFSLVAGQARPAFCVRVAVDADGNAAPCELFTARVRLAANLSYTDTQTVLDAGKAGHPLPENPAAPFADMLLLAHAFERARQAARIRSGAVIMDRPEPVIHLEGEGAQTVVHILPGEPCPDTQPMVAEMMILASASVAQWAEERALPMLHRTQDVALPREYAGVWTRPEDMTRILRALAPSALEVQARPHAALGLSRYAPVTSPLRRYPDLVNEAQLVHYLLHGAPRWDAESLESLLLHLHTALDAAGQVQRFRPRYWKLLYFRQHGDRVWWPGVITEENDVFASVSLPEQGLFVRGKRRLFDERTCPGTPVEVRLGRVHPLYNEITIIEARTAES; encoded by the coding sequence ATGGCTGAATGCGTGCAGTATCCCAGCACGGGCTGCATAGTGGAATTTCTGGAAGGCAATGCCGTGCACATTGCCCTTGTTACGGAAGAGTCCGGCGGCAGGCTGCGCCTGCTGCTGCCCAACCGTCGCGAAATGCGCCTGGCAGCGTCCCGCCTGCTGCCGTGGTCCGGGCCGCAGCTGCCCGGGCCGCTTCCCGGCCGGGAAGAGGCCGTGCGCCTGCTGGAGGATTGCCGCCGCCGCCGGGAAAGCCTGGCTGCCGCCGTGGCCGTGCAGGACCTGTGGGAAATGGCTCAGGGCGAAGTGGAGGAGGCGCCGGCCCGCTGGTTTGCGGAACTTTCCGGCACGGACCCCGATGTGGACAGCATTGCCGCCCACGGGCGCGCCCTGCTGGCCTGCCGGAGCCATTTCCGCTTTCAGCCGCCGCTGTTTCAGATATTCGATGCGGAAACCGTGGCGCGTCGCCTTCAGGAGCAGAAGGAGCGCGAGGAACGCGAAGCCCTCATCAGCGGGGGAGCCGCCTTTCTTCGCCTGCTCTGGGATGTGGCCTGCAAAAAGCGCAGCCTGCCGCCCTGTCCTGCCGATGGGGGACCGTCGGCGGAGTGGCCCGCTCCGGACGTGGCCCAGCGCCTGCGGACGCTGCTTTTTTCCCGCATGGCCGATCCTGACGGGCAGGAGTACGAAACCCTCTGGCGCATGCTGTCCAAGGGGCTGCCGGATGTGCCGCATCTGCCCCTGCAACTGCTCACCGCTTGGGAGCAGGTGCCCGCACACTACAATTTCTGGCTTGACCGCGCCGGCTACGAGGCCGGGGACACCTGGTGGCAGCCCTGGGCCGACGAGGTGCAGGCCCTGGAACAGCAGAGCCGCGAGCTGCCCCTGCCGGACTGCGACCTGCCCTTCATCAGCATCGACAGCGCCACCACCCGCGATGTGGACGATGCCTTTTTTCTGGAAAAGGGAGCGGACGGCGGCTTTGTGCTGACCCTGGCCCTGGCCTATCCGGCCCTGTGCTGGCCCTTCGGTTCACCGCTGGACAAGCACATCCTGCGGCGAGGCACCAGCATCTACCTGCCGGAAGGAAACTGCCACATGCTGCCCGAACGGCTGGGTACGGATGTCTTTTCGCTGGTGGCGGGGCAGGCACGCCCGGCCTTCTGCGTGCGCGTGGCCGTGGATGCGGACGGCAACGCCGCCCCCTGCGAGCTGTTTACGGCCCGGGTCCGCCTGGCTGCCAACCTGAGCTATACGGATACGCAGACGGTGCTGGACGCCGGGAAGGCGGGGCATCCCCTGCCGGAAAATCCTGCCGCGCCCTTTGCCGACATGCTGCTGCTGGCGCATGCCTTCGAGCGTGCCCGGCAGGCGGCGCGCATCCGCAGCGGAGCCGTGATCATGGACCGGCCGGAACCGGTCATTCATCTGGAAGGGGAGGGGGCGCAGACCGTGGTGCACATCCTGCCCGGCGAACCCTGCCCGGATACCCAGCCCATGGTGGCGGAAATGATGATCCTGGCCTCGGCCTCTGTGGCCCAGTGGGCAGAGGAACGCGCCCTGCCCATGCTGCACCGCACCCAGGATGTGGCCCTGCCGCGCGAATATGCCGGCGTCTGGACCCGCCCCGAGGACATGACCCGCATCCTGCGGGCGCTGGCTCCCTCCGCCCTGGAGGTGCAGGCCCGGCCCCATGCGGCCCTGGGCCTGTCGCGCTATGCGCCCGTGACATCGCCGCTGCGCCGCTATCCCGATCTTGTCAATGAGGCGCAGCTTGTTCATTATCTGCTGCACGGTGCGCCCCGCTGGGATGCGGAAAGCCTGGAAAGCCTGCTGCTGCATCTCCATACGGCGCTGGATGCCGCCGGCCAGGTGCAGCGCTTCCGGCCCCGCTACTGGAAGCTGCTCTACTTCCGGCAGCATGGCGACCGCGTGTGGTGGCCCGGCGTCATCACCGAGGAAAACGATGTCTTTGCCAGTGTGAGCCTGCCGGAGCAGGGGCTTTTTGTGCGCGGCAAGCGCAGACTCTTTGACGAACGCACCTGCCCCGGGACGCCGGTGGAGGTGCGCCTGGGGCGGGTGCACCCGCTGTATAACGAAATCACCATCATAGAAGCGCGCACGGCCGAAAGCTGA
- the plsY gene encoding glycerol-3-phosphate 1-O-acyltransferase PlsY — translation MEFLLCLVLAYVAGSAPWGLLIARFFCHVDPRTSGSGNTGATNVARLCGVQWGVLTLVCDVLKGTLPVCLALALGVEPVGVGLVALAAVAGHAFSCFMGFRGGKAVATTIGVFLPLAFWPLLVACVLCVLVIWRTGYVSLGSLTLVTVLPLGLLLTGQGIWLAPALAIWLLVVYRHRENIERLRAGTEKPWQCPCGKKG, via the coding sequence ATGGAATTTCTGCTGTGTCTTGTTCTGGCCTATGTGGCCGGCTCCGCTCCCTGGGGCCTCCTCATTGCCCGCTTTTTCTGCCATGTTGATCCGCGCACGTCCGGCAGCGGCAATACCGGCGCCACCAATGTGGCCCGCCTGTGCGGCGTGCAGTGGGGCGTGCTGACCCTGGTCTGCGATGTGCTCAAGGGCACCCTGCCCGTGTGTCTGGCCCTGGCCCTGGGCGTGGAACCCGTGGGCGTGGGCCTGGTGGCTCTGGCGGCCGTGGCCGGTCATGCCTTTTCCTGCTTCATGGGCTTCCGCGGCGGCAAGGCCGTGGCAACCACCATCGGCGTTTTTCTGCCCCTGGCCTTCTGGCCCCTGCTGGTGGCTTGCGTGCTCTGCGTGCTGGTCATCTGGCGCACCGGCTATGTGTCGCTGGGGTCGCTGACCCTCGTTACGGTGCTGCCCCTGGGGCTGCTGCTCACGGGACAGGGCATCTGGCTGGCCCCGGCGCTGGCCATCTGGCTGCTGGTGGTTTACCGGCATCGTGAAAATATCGAGCGCCTGCGCGCCGGTACGGAAAAGCCGTGGCAGTGCCCCTGCGGCAAGAAGGGCTAG